Below is a genomic region from Altererythrobacter sp. Root672.
GAAGTCGACCGCCTCGCGCAGTTCGAGCACGCTGTCGGTGAGGCTCTTGCCCGCTTCGCGCTGGCACAGGCTGATGACCTCGGCGGAATGGGTTTCAAACAGGTCCGAGGCTGCGATCAGGCGGGCGGCCCGTGCTTCGCCGCCGAGCGCGTCCCATGCGGGTTGGGCGGCCTCAGCGCGCGCGAGCATCAGGGTGACGTCGGCAGGCGTCGCGTCGAGTGACTGCCCAATGAGAGTGCCGTCCTGTGGCGAGCGGACTTCGCGTTGCGATGCGCCGGACGGGCTAGTGATGACCGTAGCGACTGCAGCCCAGTCGCACGCTTGGAGCGCGCCCAGTTTCGCCAGCAGGGGTTCGCGCACCAGCGGATCGGCCAAATCGATCCCGGCGCTGTTGAGGCGGTTGGGATAGATGCCGGCTGGGAGCGGGATGCCCGGATTGCGCCGAGGCTTGAGTGCGGCGAGTTCCTTCACCGGATCGGCGACCAGCTCGGCAATGGGCACGTCGGCGTCGGCCAGGCGGTTGACGAACGAGGAGTTGGCGCCGTTCTCGAGAAGGCGGCGGACGAGATAGGCCAGGAGGTCTTTGTGACCGCCCACAGGGGCGTAGACGCGGACGCGGGTGGGACGCTCGCCCTCGGTCTCGGCAAGCTCCTCATAGACCTGCTCACCCATGCCGTGGAGGCGCTGGAATTCCAGTTGCCGGCCGGCAGCAAGGACCTTGATCGCGCCGACGGTATAGGCGTTGTGCGTGGCGAAAGCCGGGTAGATCACGTCCTCGGCCGCAAGCAGCTTGGCGGCACAGGCTAGGTAGGAAACGTCGGTCGCGACCTTGCGGGTGAAGACCGGGTAGTCGGTATGGCCGCCGACCTGGCTCAGCTTGATTTCGCTGTCCCAATAGGCGCCCTTCACCAGCCGGACCATGAGCCGCCGGTTATGTCTGCGAGCCAGCGCCGCCACCCAGTCGCACATCGGCACCGCGCGCTTTTGATAGGCCTGCAGGGCCAGGCCAAAACCTTCCCAGCCGTTGGCGAACAGGGTGTCGTCGGCGACCAGCGCTTCGATCAGGTCGAGCGACAGCTCCAGCCGCTCGGCTTCCTCGGCGTCGATGGTGAAGTGGATGTTCGCCCGGCTCGCGGCGAGGGCCAGGTCGTGCACGACCGGCAGTAGCGCTGCTTTCGCCGCATCGGCGTGGAGGAAATCGTACTTCGGGTAGAGCGCCGAGAGCTTGACCGAAATGCCGGGACTGGCGCGCATGTCGCCCGAGGCCTCTCGGGCCAGTCTTGCGATCGCGGCCTGGTAGCTCTTCCGGTAGCGTTCGGCGTCGGCCAGGGTCATCGCCGCTTCGCCGAGCATGTCGAATGAGTGCGTCTCGCCGGGGCGGGGCGAGCTATCGGCCCGCTTGAGCGCCTCGTCGATCGTGCGCCCGAAAACGAACTGGCCGCCCAGGATACGCATGGCTTGCAGCGTCGCCTGCCGGATCACCGGCTCGCCCAGCCGGCCGACCGCGCGGCGCAGGGCGTTGGCGAACCCCTCGTCCTGCCGGGACCCGCCGCGCAGAACCTCTCCTGTCAGCATCAGCGAAAAGGTCGCGGCGTTGACGAAGGTGGAGTTCGAGTCGCCCAGGCGTTCGCCCCAGTCGATGCCCGAAAGCTTGTCGTGGATCAGCGCATCGGCGGTCTCGGTATCGGGTACGCGCAGCAGCGCTTCGGCCAGGCACATCAGCGCGATGCCTTCGTCGGTGCCGAGCCCGTAAGTCGCGAGAAACGCGTCGAGCCCGCCGGGCTTGCGTCCCCTGGCGCCCTCGATCAGCCGCCCGGCGAGCTTGGCGGCTTCCGCATGGACGGCCGAGGCCGGGGCGGCCTGGCGCAGCCTCTCTTCGATGCAGGCGCCTTCTTCCAGGCGGTAGGCGGTGCGGAGCGCGGAACGATCGATTGCCATGACCTGCGCCCCTGCACCCGGTATCAACTGTAATCAATCCATTCGTAGCGGAACGCATCGCCATCGCGCTTTACGTAGCCCGCCGAAGTCCGCCGGAAGTGCGCCGGGAAACACATGGTGTCGGTATCGGCGAGCCGCTCCATCGTTGCCTTGCGCACTTTGCAGGCGGTGGCGCCGTCGGCGTCGAAGGCGAAGGGTAGGTCGTGACGGATCAACTGCACC
It encodes:
- the putA gene encoding bifunctional proline dehydrogenase/L-glutamate gamma-semialdehyde dehydrogenase PutA, which translates into the protein MAIDRSALRTAYRLEEGACIEERLRQAAPASAVHAEAAKLAGRLIEGARGRKPGGLDAFLATYGLGTDEGIALMCLAEALLRVPDTETADALIHDKLSGIDWGERLGDSNSTFVNAATFSLMLTGEVLRGGSRQDEGFANALRRAVGRLGEPVIRQATLQAMRILGGQFVFGRTIDEALKRADSSPRPGETHSFDMLGEAAMTLADAERYRKSYQAAIARLAREASGDMRASPGISVKLSALYPKYDFLHADAAKAALLPVVHDLALAASRANIHFTIDAEEAERLELSLDLIEALVADDTLFANGWEGFGLALQAYQKRAVPMCDWVAALARRHNRRLMVRLVKGAYWDSEIKLSQVGGHTDYPVFTRKVATDVSYLACAAKLLAAEDVIYPAFATHNAYTVGAIKVLAAGRQLEFQRLHGMGEQVYEELAETEGERPTRVRVYAPVGGHKDLLAYLVRRLLENGANSSFVNRLADADVPIAELVADPVKELAALKPRRNPGIPLPAGIYPNRLNSAGIDLADPLVREPLLAKLGALQACDWAAVATVITSPSGASQREVRSPQDGTLIGQSLDATPADVTLMLARAEAAQPAWDALGGEARAARLIAASDLFETHSAEVISLCQREAGKSLTDSVLELREAVDFLRYYACEARMLFSAPQPLPGPTGEQNLLRLHGRGVFATISPWNFPLAIFIGQCAGALAAGNTVIAKPAEQTPLVAALAVKLCHDAGIPDDVLQLAPGDGRVGAALTSDPRIAGVAFTGSTETARIINRTLASRDAPIATLIAETGGQNALIVDSSALPEQVTRDVMSSAFQSAGQRCSALRVLYVQEDVADGMIEMIRGAFETLVIGDPAELATDVGPVIDAEAKASLDEHVTAMRASGRKVWQRELPAECENGTFVAPAIIEVSSIADLQKENFGPVLHVARFAAGELEQVVEAINATGYGLTLGLHSRIDSTRRLVESRARAGNFYVNRNQIGAVVGSQPFGGEGLSGTGPKAGGPNYVVRFATERVTTIDTTAAGGNASLLAGG